The Phyllostomus discolor isolate MPI-MPIP mPhyDis1 chromosome 9, mPhyDis1.pri.v3, whole genome shotgun sequence nucleotide sequence CACAGGATTCTGGATTCCCATAGATTTATTTTTGGTAAGGTGTGCTATAGCTCCAATCTGTTAGGTATTTTGAATAACATGTTTTTCTGTTGCTGACTATCCTATACACCTTTCCACATTGCACTGAGAAGTACCAGTCTCGGGATACTTTTCCTGCTGGGTCCTTCAGAAGAGGGTAGTCTCTGGATGGACCATGactatttctttctgttgctaCTTCCCTGTAGCATTGTCTTTAACAAAATTCATGAAAGACTGTGAACACTgctaatataaaacaaaactgaacacGCATGAGGTGCTTGGAGAGTAAGTCACAGACCCAGCaactgacaaaatattttttagcacCTGAGCCCAAGGAAGTGCACTAGAACAGTGGAGCTACAGCTCAGAAACAAATGATATGGTACCCGTGCCCACAGCAGCTTGACCAGAGCCTTGAAAACTGGAAGCGGACAGTAGCTCTGTTACAGTCTTACGAACCAAAGACGTCTTTATGTCTAGGAGAGGGGCATTTAGAACTCTGAACAGACTATTACCCTCTATGCAGGGCTCCGTCTGACTCCCTAACCCCACCTGCATGAAAGGTCTAGCCTAGCCTACAGGTAGGGCAAGAAAGCTCTACAATAACCCTTTCTCTGGGTCACCCCAGACGAAGACAAAACTCTTCACCACCCGGTGGTCGAAGGACCCCAGGTTTTGTCTATTAAGAAACTTCACAGGCTTGGCTTAAGAGATTCTGGCTCCATCCATACTTCTCTTACAGACCTGCCTCCACTTCAAAAGGAATGCCACAGGAAGTGGCCTTTTACTGTTAACTTCTCCCATGTACCAGATTTTCTTTCTGACCTTTCTCTATTGTTCCCTAGCCTGCCTATCTCCCACTCATCCTTCAAATCATTTACCCCAGAAGCCTTCCTGGACCCAAAGTTGGGTCAGGTACTCCTTAACGTAGCACTGATCAAACCAGTGTCATCACCTGTTTGCCCTGTCCATTGAACTGTAgagaatgtctctattttctatTATACCTAGTTCCTGGCAGAAAACAGGTACTCAAAAATACCTGCTGGGTAAATTAATTTGTATTCTTCCACCTCATTTCTGGCCTGCCCTGCGCTCCTTAATTCATTGGTGAAACTACCCCCCCACCCGTCTTGCTGTCCGTTACTGTTAACTGATCAGTACAATTTTTGCATCCATGAAACAAAATGTCCCTCACCCTGTCCACACCATCCCACCAACAGTTGGACGCAGTGACAGAGCCTGGGTTGCTCTACCCTCTTCGTGACATTCTCATGGAAAATGAGGTTTCAATGTAATAGTCCCATCTTTCCTATTTCCTGAGTAGTCCCAATGGTAAGAGGAAAGCTGGAGGCAACAATTCTTCCATCTGCTCTTCTGACTAGTCACAGGAAAAGCTTTCAAGGGACAACGTGCCTGTGCACTGGAAGTGCCGCATGGAGTAGGACTGACTCGAGACCTGGTAGTTTACAAGCTGCATGGGGTCTGGCTCAAAGTAAACCCTTTTGCCTAACGGAGATAGAAATCTGACTGAAGTATTTACAATCGTCATTGTACTCACAAGTTACTTTACAGTGTGGACCCTCTGATGGCGCATAAGGACCGACCTGTGGCGGAAAGCCTTCCCACATTCGTTACATATATAAGCTTCATCCCCCGAGTGGATTCTCTGATGCTGAACAAGGGCTGAGCTCCTTTTGAATGTTTTGCCACATTCACTACACTGATAAGGTTCCTCTCCactatgaattctctgatgtctGATGAGATTTGAGCTCAAACTGAATGCTTTTCCACACTCattacattcatagggcttctctccactATGTATTCTCTGGTGGGTTATCAGCTCTGAGCTCTGCCTGAAAGCTTTTCCACACTCGTTACATTCGTAGGGTCTCTCTCCTGTATGAATTCGCTGGTGTCTTATAAGCTTTGAGCTTTGGCTAAAGGTTTTCCCACACTCATTACACTCATAGggtttctcaccagtatgaattcTTTGATGGATAATGAGATACGAACTTTGACTGAATGCTTTGCCACACTCATTACACTTACAAGCTTTCTCACCAGTGTGGATTTTCCGATGCCTAATGAGGGCTGAGCTCTGattgaaggctttcccacattcactgcattcataTGCCTTCTCACCACTGTGTATTCTCTGATGAATAATAAGATACGACCTCAAACTAAAGGCCTTCCCACACTGGTTACATTTGTAGGGCTTTTCTCCAGTATGGATTCTCTGATGCTGTGTTAGAGAGGAATGCTGTTTAAAGCTGTGCCCGCATACATCACATCTGTAAGGCCTCTCTTCCGTGGGAACTTTCTGATACATTACAGAGTTTGCACTTAGAATCAAGCTTCTTTGAGGCTCATGATGGCCTATCTTTCCTAGAGATTTGTGTGTGAAGATTACTTGACTAAAACTGCCTCCTTGGACAGGGGATCTTCCTAATTTCTCCCCCGAAGCACTTCCCTGCTGCCACTCTAAACTGCTTTCGTGTTCGCTAAATCCTCCGAATGAAAGTTCCTGGCAAAGTCCTGCTTTTTTGCccaaaatgtccttctttgttgTCGATTCATTACTTTCACAACCTGAAATGACAATagcaaaaaacagatttttaatttctccagTCACTCTCAGTACTCACTTTCTGTGGGAGAGAAAACAGATGCTTCTGCCCCTAAAAGATGTCACTGTCCACACACAGCTTTTCTTTAGCCGGTCACATAATAGGACCCTTCCTCCTCTCCGATACTAGGGCCTACACCTACACTTTGCAGGTTATCCTTTCATGGCTGAGACTTCAAAGGATCAGttacctcctttcctttcccaatATTTTCAATCTCTTTCTCTACTGTCTCCTTCCTGTTATCAGCATTTAATTAAGCTCAAGTCTCGCTCATCTTTTAAAATCAAGCTCCTTGCCTATACATCTCCCTCATGAAACCTCATTCCCATTCAGGGCAAAGCTTCTTGAAAGGGTTGTCTGTACTCCATTCTGTAGTCTGGTTTCTGCCTcacccatgccccccaccccctctccccataCACTCTCATCAGGATCACCAACTTCATGGCTGCTTAATCTACTGGATACTTTATGGGTCTCCTTTGTTGGCCTCTCTGTAACACTGACACTGTGGACAACACCAGCCTCCTAGAAACTGCTATGTTAGCCTAATTTCTATGGCTGTTCCTTCTTAGATTCAAGGCCAATCATTCAAACATGAGTTCTTTCAAATTTTGTTCTGGGCTCTCAGGTATCCTCACTCTACAAACTGTCTACCTCCTAGACTTCAGTGACTAATGTACTTATGTTATAAGCTAATCAGATCCCCAATTCTATCCCAGCTTTCTCTCGTAAGCTCTAGACTCTCATATCCAATGCTAATTAGGCATAATACTTGTGCCTATTTTACAAACACCAAAATGTCCCAAACTAAACATATCATCAAcatgttttttccccctgacgttttctatttatataaatggCACCACTATTAACCAAGCTGTTTAAGACTATAACCTGAGTATCATCCACAACTGCTCTCCACATGCTGCACTTTTGATAACGACCAGCTACTGCAATGCAATTTCAGTACCAAGAAGCAGAAGCCAGCTTTGGTCTTCCCCACCTCTCATGGTAATACATCTGGACTTACTTACTGTGGCCACTTGGATTACAACAGTTCCTAACAGGGCTCTACCCTTGCCTTCAAATGCACTCTCCACCtacaactaaatttttaaatgcgTACCCCGTCATGTCGTTCCCTTGCACAACACCCTTCAACTGTGCCCCACTGCACTGCACAAACTAGTCAGAACGACATACAAGTTTTCACAATCTGGGtcccatttttctttccagtttctctTACCACCTCACCCCTATGAATTTCTATTCGAGTTAAATTAAATTATCTGCAGTTCCCAGAGTGGGCTATAGTCTCTCACCTTCAGGAATTTGTggcctttgtttatgtgatattgTAGTAcaggacatatatatatatttgctcttCATCCCCAGTTCCTGGCAGTTTTCAAAACCCTTGA carries:
- the ZNF397 gene encoding zinc finger protein 397 isoform X2 codes for the protein MAVESRAVSTLVPQSPQEQELILVKVEESLSWGQKLKQNGNTRSCQELFRQQFRKFCYQETPGPREALGRLQELCYQWLMPELHTKEQILELLVLEQFLSILPEELQVWVQQHSPKSGEEAVTLLEDLEREFDDPGQQVPASPQAPAVPWKDLTGLGASQELNIQIQPLKTQLKPWDPCISPQSGCESNESTTKKDILGKKAGLCQELSFGGFSEHESSLEWQQGSASGEKLGRSPVQGGSFSQVIFTHKSLGKIGHHEPQRSLILSANSVMYQKVPTEERPYRCDVCGHSFKQHSSLTQHQRIHTGEKPYKCNQCGKAFSLRSYLIIHQRIHSGEKAYECSECGKAFNQSSALIRHRKIHTGEKACKCNECGKAFSQSSYLIIHQRIHTGEKPYECNECGKTFSQSSKLIRHQRIHTGERPYECNECGKAFRQSSELITHQRIHSGEKPYECNECGKAFSLSSNLIRHQRIHSGEEPYQCSECGKTFKRSSALVQHQRIHSGDEAYICNECGKAFRHRSVLMRHQRVHTVK